From the Flavobacteriales bacterium genome, one window contains:
- a CDS encoding isoprenyl transferase produces MAIDKRIDPTRLPKHVAVIMDGNGRWAKQRGKLRTFGHNKGVKAVRETVECAAEMGIGYLTLYAFSTENWSRPQVEVNALMTLLVKTINKETKTLMDNDIRLNAIGDMESLPKGCYRELLEAIEKTKDNKRMTLTLALSYSSKWELVRAIKAIAKNVKSGKLDADAIDESTIDEHLCTLGIPDPELLIRTSGEQRISNFLLWQIAYAELYFTDKLWPDFDRTDFEKAIIDYQGRERRFGKISEQVSA; encoded by the coding sequence ATGGCCATAGACAAACGCATAGACCCGACCAGACTGCCAAAACACGTGGCGGTTATCATGGACGGTAATGGTCGTTGGGCCAAGCAGCGCGGTAAACTCCGCACCTTTGGGCACAACAAAGGCGTGAAGGCTGTTCGGGAAACGGTGGAATGTGCCGCAGAAATGGGAATCGGGTACTTGACGCTTTACGCTTTCTCTACAGAAAACTGGAGCCGACCACAGGTGGAGGTGAACGCGTTGATGACCCTGTTGGTGAAAACCATCAATAAGGAAACAAAGACATTGATGGACAACGACATTCGCCTGAATGCCATCGGAGACATGGAATCGCTGCCCAAAGGTTGCTACCGCGAGTTGTTGGAGGCCATTGAAAAGACCAAGGACAATAAGCGCATGACCTTGACGTTGGCGCTGAGCTATTCATCCAAATGGGAATTGGTGAGAGCGATAAAGGCCATTGCAAAAAATGTTAAATCAGGGAAATTGGATGCGGATGCAATTGATGAATCGACCATCGATGAGCATCTTTGCACGCTTGGAATCCCAGACCCTGAACTACTTATTCGTACCAGTGGAGAGCAGCGGATCTCCAATTTCCTGTTGTGGCAGATCGCCTATGCCGAACTCTATTTTACCGACAAACTCTGGCCTGATTTTGACAGGACAGATTTTGAAAAGGCGATAATCGACTATCAAGGACGAGAAAGAAGATTTGGAAAGATCAGTGAGCAGGTCAGCGCTTAA
- a CDS encoding alpha/beta fold hydrolase, with protein sequence MQLNFKDYGEGKPLVILHGLFGSLDNWFSLAKAFADRHHVYLVDQRNHGQSPHTDTHTYEEMADDLFEFFQQHGLKDAVLLGHSMGGKTAMTFAADHADLLEKLVVVDMGVKQYPVHHDLIIRAMQALDVENISSRSEAEEELKNLLNEHESVIQFLLKNIYRKKTDDGSAHYAWRFNLDVLANDIEEMGLPILKGSEVETLFLYGTHSKYVQEADKPEILSLFPNTIFKHLNTGHWVHAEDPKGFVHAVKDFID encoded by the coding sequence ATGCAATTGAATTTTAAGGATTACGGAGAAGGGAAACCGCTGGTGATCCTGCACGGGCTTTTTGGTTCGTTGGATAATTGGTTCTCGTTGGCCAAAGCGTTTGCCGACAGGCATCATGTTTACCTGGTGGATCAACGGAACCACGGACAATCGCCTCATACTGACACGCACACATACGAGGAAATGGCAGACGACCTGTTCGAGTTCTTCCAGCAGCACGGATTGAAGGATGCCGTCCTGCTCGGGCATTCCATGGGCGGAAAAACAGCCATGACGTTTGCTGCCGACCATGCCGATCTGCTTGAAAAACTGGTGGTGGTTGACATGGGCGTGAAACAGTATCCCGTGCATCACGACCTTATTATCCGCGCCATGCAGGCACTTGACGTTGAAAACATTTCATCGCGGAGCGAGGCCGAAGAAGAACTGAAAAACCTCTTGAACGAGCATGAAAGCGTGATCCAATTTCTACTGAAGAACATCTACCGAAAAAAAACGGATGATGGTTCTGCACATTACGCTTGGCGATTCAATTTGGATGTGCTGGCCAACGACATTGAAGAAATGGGGCTGCCCATTCTGAAGGGCTCGGAAGTGGAAACGCTTTTTCTATATGGAACACATTCGAAGTATGTGCAGGAAGCCGATAAACCAGAGATCCTATCCCTTTTTCCGAACACGATATTCAAACATCTGAACACGGGACATTGGGTACACGCAGAAGACCCGAAAGGGTTTGTGCATGCCGTTAAAGACTTCATAGATTGA
- a CDS encoding CBS domain-containing protein, protein MLARELISKIVPPLRPNDEVARALAWMDEFKVSHLPVVDGHQFLGLISEDNILDGEKEDTVIASKDAFNRAYVLESEHIYYVIRKLAATDLSVVAVLDANEQYLGCITLADVVTKFDELAVINQPGGIIVLNLNKNDYSLAQVAHVVESNNAKILSSYVFERPETGKLELTLKVNREEVSAIVQSLTRHDYDVIAYFQESTHLEDLKGRYDELMRYINI, encoded by the coding sequence ATGTTAGCACGAGAACTCATATCGAAGATCGTCCCACCACTCAGACCCAATGATGAGGTGGCGCGTGCCTTGGCATGGATGGATGAGTTCAAGGTTTCGCATTTACCAGTTGTCGATGGACATCAGTTTCTCGGACTTATCAGCGAAGACAACATTCTCGATGGTGAGAAGGAAGATACCGTTATTGCTTCCAAGGATGCGTTCAACCGTGCGTACGTGCTCGAATCGGAACACATCTACTACGTGATACGGAAATTGGCTGCCACCGATCTTTCGGTTGTGGCCGTGCTCGATGCCAACGAGCAATATCTGGGCTGCATCACCCTTGCCGATGTGGTCACCAAGTTCGATGAGTTGGCCGTGATCAACCAGCCTGGCGGCATCATTGTTCTCAACCTCAACAAGAACGATTATTCGTTGGCGCAGGTGGCGCATGTGGTCGAATCGAACAATGCCAAGATCCTCAGCAGCTACGTTTTCGAGCGTCCTGAAACAGGAAAATTGGAGCTTACGCTGAAGGTGAACCGTGAGGAAGTAAGCGCCATTGTGCAAAGCCTTACGCGACATGATTACGATGTGATTGCCTATTTCCAAGAAAGTACGCATCTTGAAGACCTTAAAGGCCGCTATGACGAATTGATGCGGTACATCAATATCTAA
- a CDS encoding outer membrane beta-barrel protein — protein sequence MRPKFFLLVLIVLPTLVNAQRWKRQRYEWVAGLGATQFLGDLGGRNQIGSDWFFDLDAASTRYVANVGFRYKISQYVSAKTGFSFGELSGNDKYTQEPFRHNRNLSFRSPIVEWATQMEVSWMRESIGSRYKIRRVRGRGRKGSQVYVYGFAGVSLLYMNPMAKYDGKWYSLRKLHTEGQGFVPSRKVYSNWQFAIPFGVGMKYALDKKSSIGLEYGLRKTFTDYMDDVSTTYVYSQWAPNAASIKSAMGYDNVAAALADPSLSRVPDNVDSFQGACSVCPGQQRGDPSDLDSYMFLMITYQRKIRTTRKGLPKF from the coding sequence ATGCGTCCAAAGTTTTTTCTTCTTGTACTGATTGTTCTGCCAACGTTGGTCAATGCCCAGCGTTGGAAGCGTCAGCGCTATGAGTGGGTTGCAGGTCTTGGAGCAACGCAGTTCCTTGGCGACCTGGGAGGTCGTAACCAGATTGGTTCCGACTGGTTCTTTGACCTTGATGCGGCTTCTACGCGCTATGTGGCCAATGTCGGATTCAGATACAAGATCTCGCAGTACGTATCTGCAAAAACGGGCTTCAGTTTTGGTGAGCTTTCTGGTAACGACAAGTACACGCAGGAACCGTTCCGTCACAACAGAAATCTCAGTTTCCGCTCACCTATCGTTGAGTGGGCCACACAGATGGAGGTCTCGTGGATGCGCGAATCCATCGGTAGCCGTTACAAGATCAGGCGTGTACGCGGTAGAGGAAGAAAAGGCAGTCAAGTGTATGTTTACGGATTTGCTGGCGTTTCTCTGCTTTACATGAACCCAATGGCCAAGTACGATGGCAAGTGGTACTCGCTGCGAAAGTTGCACACCGAAGGCCAAGGCTTTGTTCCATCTCGCAAGGTTTATTCAAATTGGCAATTTGCCATTCCTTTCGGTGTGGGGATGAAGTATGCGCTGGATAAAAAGAGCAGCATCGGTTTGGAGTACGGTCTTCGTAAAACATTCACCGACTACATGGATGACGTAAGTACAACGTATGTTTATTCTCAATGGGCACCGAATGCGGCAAGCATCAAATCGGCCATGGGGTATGATAATGTGGCTGCAGCGCTTGCAGACCCGTCTTTAAGTAGGGTTCCAGACAATGTCGATTCGTTTCAAGGAGCATGTTCCGTATGTCCAGGGCAACAACGTGGGGATCCAAGCGATCTGGACTCATACATGTTCTTGATGATAACATATCAAAGAAAGATCCGCACAACAAGAAAGGGACTTCCGAAGTTCTAA
- a CDS encoding outer membrane beta-barrel protein, which translates to MKRVVVLVLLLTVGFSQLKAQYSEVGVMGGVSYYMGDLNPSTPFKKVLPAGGLFYRYNFNDRFSMRGTFTTGYLMGDDSKSKVAAQRERNLRFESWVFEFAITGEFNFFKYAPGDMEHPITPFLFGGIALFKFNPRAQAKDGNMYDLQPLGTEGQGTTYYPTRKKYSLTNGAIPFGLGVKANLSKRLSVGLEWGMRYTFTDYLDDVSGTYADPDVIKSERGPIAYELANRSDLTDEQLTGRQRGNSKTNDWYSFALVTVSINIEARPQKCPAYQ; encoded by the coding sequence ATGAAAAGGGTAGTTGTTCTTGTTCTTTTACTGACGGTAGGGTTTTCGCAGTTAAAAGCACAGTATTCGGAGGTTGGCGTGATGGGAGGGGTTTCATACTATATGGGCGACCTGAACCCAAGCACACCATTCAAGAAAGTGCTTCCTGCGGGAGGATTGTTCTACCGATACAATTTCAACGACAGATTTTCGATGCGGGGCACGTTCACTACGGGTTACCTGATGGGCGATGATTCCAAATCGAAAGTGGCCGCACAGCGGGAAAGGAATCTCCGTTTCGAATCCTGGGTGTTCGAGTTTGCCATCACGGGCGAGTTCAACTTCTTCAAATACGCTCCAGGAGACATGGAGCATCCGATCACCCCATTCCTGTTCGGGGGCATTGCGCTGTTCAAGTTCAATCCACGGGCGCAGGCCAAAGATGGGAATATGTACGATCTGCAACCGCTGGGCACCGAAGGACAGGGAACCACCTATTATCCTACCCGAAAAAAATACTCACTTACCAATGGGGCAATTCCTTTTGGTCTGGGTGTAAAGGCAAATCTTTCAAAACGACTTTCGGTTGGTTTGGAATGGGGAATGCGCTACACCTTTACCGATTATTTGGATGATGTGAGTGGAACGTATGCCGATCCAGACGTAATAAAATCCGAGCGCGGACCGATCGCTTACGAGCTTGCCAATCGTTCTGACCTGACGGACGAGCAGTTGACAGGTAGGCAGCGCGGCAACTCGAAAACCAACGATTGGTATTCGTTTGCGCTCGTTACTGTTTCTATTAATATCGAGGCACGACCGCAGAAATGTCCCGCCTATCAATAA
- a CDS encoding NAD kinase, giving the protein MRIAVHGRLRYETDRPRLEAILQKLITKFESVSFTQDLATLGGIRAEQIIGGDRFRKGEFDVLVSIGGDGTILESVLKVGRSEIPILGVNAGRLGFLASTPFEEFGQALDRLADGDFQVDDRTLVQADTNSALFGTDNYALNEVSVHKSATSSMLVVNAYLDDFFLNTYWADGLIISTPTGSTGYSLSTGGPIVAPGTSNFIITPIAPHNLNVRPLVISDHRKITLKVDTSEPNFLASLDSRSEIVSSDVEIRVTKADFKVGLVRFGPNDYFDTLRSKLMWGHDRRN; this is encoded by the coding sequence ATGCGAATTGCAGTACACGGCAGGTTGCGGTATGAGACCGATCGGCCGCGCTTAGAAGCCATCCTCCAGAAATTGATCACCAAGTTCGAATCGGTGTCATTTACACAGGATCTTGCCACGCTTGGCGGCATTAGGGCAGAGCAGATCATCGGAGGAGACCGATTCCGAAAAGGTGAGTTCGATGTCTTGGTAAGCATCGGTGGCGATGGAACCATTTTGGAATCTGTACTGAAAGTAGGCCGCTCAGAAATTCCCATTTTGGGAGTGAACGCAGGCAGATTGGGATTTTTGGCCAGCACCCCGTTCGAAGAGTTCGGTCAGGCATTGGACAGACTTGCCGATGGCGACTTTCAGGTGGATGATCGCACGTTGGTGCAGGCCGATACGAATTCAGCTCTTTTCGGAACCGACAATTATGCGCTGAATGAGGTAAGCGTGCATAAAAGTGCTACCTCTTCCATGTTGGTCGTAAACGCTTATTTGGATGATTTCTTCCTGAACACGTATTGGGCAGATGGCCTCATTATCTCAACACCTACAGGATCTACGGGTTATTCGTTGAGCACTGGAGGCCCGATCGTTGCTCCAGGAACCAGCAATTTCATCATAACGCCCATTGCCCCGCACAATCTCAATGTGCGCCCGTTGGTGATAAGCGACCATCGGAAGATCACGCTCAAGGTAGATACCTCCGAACCCAATTTTTTGGCTTCGCTGGATTCGCGATCGGAAATAGTCAGTTCTGATGTGGAAATACGCGTTACGAAAGCCGATTTTAAGGTCGGGCTGGTCCGCTTTGGGCCGAACGATTATTTCGACACACTTCGCAGCAAATTGATGTGGGGTCACGACAGACGTAATTGA
- a CDS encoding pyridoxine 5'-phosphate synthase yields MKGTKLSVNINKIATLRNSRGGTNPSVVEAAIKAQRFGADGITVHPRPDERHIRYQDVYDLKPVVHTEFNIEGYPNGKFMQLVLDVKPTQVTLVPDPPGALTSNAGWDTIKNRSFLQDIIAQLTDAGIRSSIFIETDAQMIRAAKETGTDRIELYTESYAVGYPSDPKSAIAPFVEAAQVANEVGLGINAGHDLSLENLAYFAANIPNLLEVSIGHALISDAIYYGLSNTVKMYKNCLSVTSPNLSFPEGEPPRQTEVGNAHQLSPRKGGVAEGRGGQFSK; encoded by the coding sequence ATGAAGGGCACCAAACTGAGCGTGAATATCAACAAGATCGCCACCTTGCGCAACAGCCGAGGCGGCACCAATCCGAGTGTGGTGGAAGCCGCCATCAAAGCGCAACGGTTCGGTGCTGATGGCATTACGGTCCATCCGCGACCAGACGAGCGGCACATCCGCTATCAGGACGTGTACGACCTGAAACCTGTCGTCCACACAGAGTTCAATATTGAGGGTTACCCGAACGGGAAGTTTATGCAATTGGTGCTTGATGTGAAACCGACACAGGTAACGCTTGTTCCCGATCCGCCAGGCGCTCTGACCTCCAACGCGGGTTGGGACACCATTAAAAACCGATCGTTCTTGCAAGACATCATCGCGCAGCTGACAGATGCTGGAATCCGTTCTTCCATTTTCATTGAGACAGATGCCCAAATGATCCGCGCAGCGAAAGAAACTGGAACCGACAGAATTGAACTCTACACAGAAAGTTATGCTGTTGGCTATCCTTCTGACCCAAAGTCAGCCATTGCTCCATTTGTAGAAGCTGCCCAAGTTGCCAACGAGGTCGGCCTCGGTATCAATGCAGGACACGACCTGAGCTTGGAAAACCTCGCATACTTTGCAGCGAACATTCCGAACCTGTTGGAAGTTTCGATAGGACATGCGCTCATTTCCGATGCCATCTACTACGGGCTGAGCAACACGGTGAAAATGTATAAGAACTGCTTGAGCGTAACCTCCCCTAACCTCTCCTTTCCAGAAGGGGAACCGCCTCGCCAAACTGAGGTTGGGAACGCGCACCAACTCTCCCCCAGGAAAGGGGGAGTGGCCGAAGGCCGAGGGGGTCAATTCTCCAAATAA